The genomic stretch AGTGCACACCCGGTGCATGACAAGTACAGGCCCCCAAGGATGGAAATGTCCCGAATAAAAGTTTCAGTGCGATCTAAGTAGCAGCAGATATATCATCTGAGAGGTTAAGAATTGCAGGCAATCCCGAATATGCTTCACATGATCACCCACTTATAAAGCTTAAATGTCAATATGGAATTGTGGCTACCACTACTCCCAAGCTAAACCTACAAGCAGACTATAAACTGATGTTCCCATTCCCCATGGCTACACAAGAAGTGCCTCTGTGAAAAAACATTCAAAGTACAGTTAATTAATCAATAATGTAAAAACGAAACTGTGGCCAGATTCGAAAATGCCACCCTAGCTACAGAGGAAAAAACTATGGTGTGGAAAATACATTTTGGTCGGGTTCGATGCAAGTATTCTGGTTCTGCACAGGGTTTTCACAATGattttttagtttgtttaaaTTAATAATAGAATTGAGTAATGAATACACAGACGGCATATCCAGATTAGCATTGGCAAATCAAACCTGCAGCACAACGAAAGAGAAGCTTCAGCATTACAGATCCATATTGCTGCTCATAAGGTTTTATTTAGGGGCTTTGCATTATTCAAGAGACAGGCCAACACAACCCATGAAAAAAAAGCATTAGCATCACGACCTTCAATtgtatttcaaaatttcaacttttcatTCACTAAATTTACTGTAAGTTACAAGATCAGCTCAACTATTCCCATTTCCTTCAAATGGATAAAATGATAACCTTTGCATTGGCAGAACCAGCCAGAGCAAATATCACTGTATATTATACTCAACCGGAACAAGAAATCAATTGGGAGCCTAGCCATGAAATAATCAGTCTTCTTTCTGATGCAAAACACTAGGCAGGCTATTATTACCATTAAGAGCCGCATGATATACACGCTTCTCAGCGAGGCCAATATCTGATAGAATCAAATGACCCTGCAGGCAAAACAAACCAATATTTCTGACTCAGATGTGAATTATGTCACCGTCATGCCTTGTACACAGCTTAGTCGCAGCTATATGACATCAGCAATATATATGAGTTTCACAGCGTAGTTCTTCATagtaaaaaatcaaatgataaaTTAAGGCAAAGTCCAGTATCCAACATATACTAAACATTGACTTTAGACCAGGaataaatggagagagagagagggagagagagagagatctaatGAAGGTCTTTTCAACTTTCTGATTATTTTCAATGGCTTTTGATCAAGTCACGGGGTAAGCAACTAAAGACAGGAGATCTGAAACCACAGGAATGGAACAGACAGGTGAGTTTGGGGGTGGAGTAGGAATATTCATTTTATATTATCTCTGCAGTGCTCTCATAACTTGGAGGCCCACATATGTTGCACGTGCAGGGAAAATACTCATGTCTTAAAGAAAATAAGCAGTAATTTTAGTACCCAGATGTTAAGGGATTCCATTTGAAACTGTCAATGAGTCCAAGTTAACACTGACATGCAATTTGCATAGGCCTGTCCTGGCTTACTAGGTTCAGAATTTACAGCAACCCCCCTTCAATGGGTGCCTCGACAATGGAAATAGGTAGTTGAATTGATTTTCTACTCAAAATCCACCTACTTTGTGAGAGATCAAATTTCTCTTAATTCACACTCAAAAGATTCTTCCTTCCAGAAAAGGAAGAGTCACAATGTCTTTACAAAACAAACTGTAGATGAACATACATTTGTTTTGAAATATCGAAGGAGGATGGAATGTGTTCTGCCAATGATAAGCTAACCTAATCCTTACAGCATTTACTTTGTCAGGACCATAAAGAGGCAACTAAAGCAGCCTACAAGAAAACACCGACTTCAAATGCTACACAAAGCTAGAACGATGACAGTGCATACCTCTTTGGCCATCAGCCTTCTAACATTGTTCGCATACAGTTTTGCATCACCCTTTTCTTGCTCTGATGGGTAGTAAACAGGCAGCCGTGTCACTTCAATATGATTTATGAATTGACAGAGAAGAAAAATCACATGGCGAGCCTGCAAAGAGAATCCATGATTACTTTTCATTTGGAATAGATAAAGCAACCCAAGATAgtcttttcttgaaagaaaaaaagaacagataGGTTCTCAGAATTTTGACTTGTGCAAAGAAGTAGACAAGAATACAAGCACGAAGAAGATAAACACGTCACTAATATTTATGAGACTACATCATGGTAACCAATACAAAGAACAAGAACGAACTGGAAAGCAATAATGCAaacttaaatttctttttttccgttttAGACTTGACAGATAGCTTCAATTTGGCAGGAGTCTGTCCAGCAAATCagacctctttctttctttacctCGAGCATAAATTCTATGGGTTCTATCCTTAagttgccaatttttttgggacaacTTAGCGAACAGTCAAGATGAATCTCCCACTAAAAGATGACTAGTTTGAGCATCCTCCCTAGAACAATGAAAAAACTTCTTTTAGCAAACCCTAGAGAGATCATCCATTCATTATAAAACAAATGTAAGGATTCGGAAGTCCTCTCATCATGCCAACTGAAATGCATGAGTAAGCCAATTAGAATCTAATGCAAAATAAAGTAGGTTCGGAAGAAAACTGAGGATGCTGGCCAACATTGTGAAGTTTCCTGCAATCTGCATCTTGAACTTTGTTGATAAGGAAGGAAAAGCCAATAACTCACCCCACTTATGGAGTCCCAGGCAGGACTAAATCTCTGATAAGGATATTTTAGGATCACCGGAAGTACAGGAGCTTTTGCCAAAAATGCACCTGTCTTGAAAGGAAGTAGGTAGTCCCCATTTGTGGTTGTGCCTTCTGTTGACAGTAGATTGTTACTATTTGATAATTCTCAGATAACATAcagaaagagacaaaaaaaaactgagCACCATGGCACAATGGAAGACCATAGTGCTAGACATATTTAACCACGATCAGCAAATATGCAGAGGATTAAATAATGATAACCTGGAAAAAGCATCATCATTGGAGCATCTTTGTTCTGATGAGCTTCCCTAACTCTTTCAGTGATAACACCTACAAAAGAAATGCCAGTGTAAGCTGTCAAATATTTGGTATGGTGAAAAAGTACTAGAACCCAGaactgctaaaaaaaaaaaagaaaaactgcaaGGAGAATAGATACTGTGTCTATCTTACAAATCATTCGGAGCATAAAGGCAAGAAGGGGAAGTGCCAAATGATCTAGTTAAATGAAAGAAGTGAACAAAATGCAACAATCTATTCTCAAGAGTAAGTAATAGACTGTGTCCAGCTCGTGCAACAATTTGGCCATGTCAGCCTAAGGTACGCACCGGAAACACCCTTGAAGTCAGATGACTTGGACTCTCGTTGAACGTAGACACAGCCAAGGCATTTGCTGCCAAAAGCAAGCGATAAAGGGTATCAATTCCTAAGCATGTCTATCAAGAAAGGCCAATAGCTGGCAATGGACAAAGCAATTAAATCAGGAATGTAGAAGCTatcatattaaaaattttaaaaaaaatcagcgGATGTTCACATGTGCAGGTGAAGGTCACGATAAACGACTGTCAAAATTCATGGAAACAGAAAGACAACCACACATAGAGACTTGGCATTTTTTggttaaagaaaaaagataaagttcTAGTATAAACTTCAATATAGCCATTTGACTAATATTCAAAATGAGGAACCAATGATCAAAACTAAGAAGCAAGTCCGTAACAAAGATCACATGACGATCTGGAAGAGAGTATACTTCATCTTCGACTACAAATAAAATTACGTAACAGTAAAAACACGTAACCAGACAAATTCAGGATGCTCACAGAAAAGTAGACCAACCTGATGAGACCAACCAGAGGAAGTTTAGCCACTGATCTCTTCAGCCattacagaaaaagaaagagattgtCAGCAATAATAGAAAAGGTACAAGAGAAGATAAGGCACCAAAGCCATTATGACCTAAGCGGCAGAAACAGCACATTCTCACGCATGAAAAGCTAACGAACCTTGGCCACAAAGCTCGGGAAGGAAGAAGACATGTGGTACAAGATATCAACGTAAGACACGTGATTGGATACAATCGCCCCAGGTCTTTCCTGCTCTCCATGTTGTTTCCCGCcctcattctaatgatattggggaaaaacagaaagaatTGGAGTCATTCCTGTGCAACAGAGGAACAAATGGATTTTGCGAACCCAAAACTCACTATCAATCATATCCCACAACGAAAATCACTTGTAAATGACTAGGCTAAGATACCTCACAACAACAGGCCGTGGATTCACAATCAAGTTCAATTAGCAAGGCGTGTGTTAATCCCATTCATAGGTTTAATTGATTCAATACCAAGAGTTGATGAGAACAGATACTGAATTATCGAAACTTATTTCAATTAGCAAGTGAAAAGCCCTAGTGACCACTACACAAAAACCAATCCTAAAGCAGACACAATGAATTACTCCTTATCTCTGAGAACAGAAAAACACAATCAATATCAATCAAGCACCAATAGCTTCGAACTAAAACTCAAAAGGGGGAAAGAAAGGTACTTCAGGACCGCTGGAAGCGCCACGGAATGTCTCGTTGATCCAATAAAACCCAAAAACGAAGAGCATGGCTCGAGACAACACCCTCCCGCACGCAACAATCACCTTCCTCCTCCACCCTCCCATGTGCGCGTAGTCCTCCTGCTCCCCCTGCTCCTCCCGGTTCGGCGCCTTGAGCAGCGTGCAGGCCCTACAGATCAGGTAGTACGCCACCAGTATCACCAGCGCCGCGACCACGCGCATGGGCACGAGCGTGGCCATCGCGACGCCGAGAAGCACCTTCTCCCGCAGCGGGAGCTCGCCGCGGCCCATGCTACCGTAGGAGTCGCGGCGGACGTACGCGGCGAACCGCTTCTCGAGCTCGGCCAGGTTCTCCGGCGTGATCGAGGAGGCCTCGGTCTCGGCCTCCGGCTCCGGCTTGAGGAGGGGGCGGTCGTCCTTGTCGgagggggcgggggcgggggcggggcaGTGGGGGTGAGGTCTTTGAGCTCGCTTTCCATGTCGGAGGGGGAGATTCTGCTGACGCGGCGGGGGACGTTTCAATGGAATCGGAGCGGcgggagcggcggcggcggcggttgcattgtggaggaggaagagaggagcGCTGGTAGATCTGAGAAAGCTAGTGTCATGGTTTTCCGATCGTTCGTTGGCGTGAGAGTTCtgtttttttcgctttttttaaATGCGCCCACCAAGTGGAGTGGTCGGATTCGATGCCGGTATGGGCCCCGCGACGAGGACAGATCGGGCACCGATCGTAGCCCCTCGATTGGATGACGTGTCATCATCAGGCGGTGGCctgttggagattttttattttctttagttgaTTGCTTAAGAAGTGCACATGGGGcgttaattaattaatacaaTCCTTTGAGCACCACACATTTTACCAAAGCAACAAgatctttttttgtcaaaaaaaaaaaatcttgttgCTAGATAGACAAGAGTTGGATTTGTGATCCATTGAGATTTTCGATTCTAAGTTGATCTTCTCAACTATTTTCGTAAGTCTCCCCGATCATCATCATATAGGGAACAAGAGATGGGCAAGTGCTCGTCAACCCTCGTCGAAACTCAATCAAGAGTCTCTCGCCAACTCAAATggcggaggaggaagaaagcgGAACTCCCCCTCCTCTCCCTTTTtctcttaaacctttcaatatgATGTCCGATGCAGATGTTATCTCAACACTTTCGATAGGCAATTTTGATCGCACTACCTTTgccttgttaaaaaaaaaaaaaaaagaggtcatGTCATAGAAGGACCTAACAACAAAAATCAAGTAATCACAAGGTGTTTCCACCATGGTCTTGCGAATCTACGACCTAGTCTTCAAGCCAAAAATTATGACTTTAATTTCACAGTTTATCCTcgatctaaaaaggaaaaaatcatggCTATTCTACAAAAGATGGGTCCGATCGTCGATGAAATCACTGGTCTCAAACTCCCCTATTTGCATCTGTCAAGGATGGGGCGACTAGGATCGTCTAGTGGGTCGTAATGCGCAAATAAATTTCGCAACTCTAAGTTAAAGCAATTTTCGTATtgaaggcttcgtttgtttcacagaaaataaattatttgaacaatattttccttaaaacgaTCATTCATatctttcacaaaaataaatgaatttaaaaatattttcatcgtctatgaAAATCTTTATACAAAAATTAGTGTCGATAACAAAAAATTTCTCCACTAACTACTAATTTCGAGTGACAcgagcaattatttttaaaaaattatttttgaattatttatttttgcgaaacaaatggaaaaaTTGGAGTACAGTCAATTTCCACGAAACGTATAAATTGTTCCCCTTTCTTTTCATGTTGGTTGAGGGACAAACGGATATTCGGGGAatcctaaataaataaataaaaacgaagTGATTGATTCCTCCTTGCATTAGTGGGGGGTGGGACCCAATATTGACTTCACGTTAATCAAATTTGCTttatccattttattttttattttttatttttattttttggtcgaagcttTATCCATTTTCTCCCGCAGCCAAAACGGCTCacatcttattttccttttttctcgaTTGGCCTTTTTCTGTTTCAAAGTTCTCCGGTTGACAGGGTTTTTGGTTTAGGctaataccacggaaaattcAAAACCGATATACCtgcaacaaatttatcataaattattttttaaccacaaaagactctaaattgatacatttgtaacaaatttacccttcattaattttcgttaaatataACCGTTAAAGCATTAAGTTGTATGACACACGGCAACCGACGAATgcactagtttgaggtttttacttTCTGTTTGTTAtatatgtgtatcggtttgaaatttttcatggtattaacccaatttaacggaaagtaaatttatcaaagatatataagtttgagactttttgtgaaaaaaaaaattagtttagggtaaatcaGTCACAACTAtatcagtttagaatttttagtgatcaaaaaaataatttggtataaatttgtcacaaatatatcggtttcgatttttcgtgatcaaaaaattattttgaggtaaattggTGTAAATTTTTCGTGGTGTAAATTTacaccaatttagggtttttcatgatattaaccattttagttttaaacttcGTTAACAAAATACTCGGTactccgacccaaaaaaaagaggacgAAATACTCGTATTCTCACATACGTAATCTTCGAAAAGACTAGAtttatgcacaaaaaaaaaaaggctctttCTTTCGAGGTAGAACGTGATTTTCTCGCAAAAATACTCGTACATGCAAGAGCACATGATGTATTGCATTCTCGCAaaaatattctaatttttttttacttattttatattattttcgtTACTCAATTCATGACGTAACATGTCCATTAATGCATATAGACGGATACCAAAAACATGATTTTCTTATGTTATAACTCTAGTAAATGGATGTTATATGTCCTTTTGATTAATCATCAGCTGCCAGAAATAATAACAGGCTCGGTTTTTTAGCCGCGATAGTTTTATACAAGTTTGCAATTAAAATGTGTACATTTTTATGTGCAGATTTTATTTATCTGTAACACAACTATCGTAAACCCATGACcacaatattttcaaatttcactataattacaTCGAATCttttttccatgtttttttttaaagaaaaatgacTACATATGCTGGTTTGTGTGTGTACCTTTAAATCTCAATCTCTGATGTTACCCATGGAAGTTTTAGAAGATAATCCCAGCATTTCCATGGTAACTATTCGAAGTTAAATCTAATATTCTTTTGGTTAATAACATGGAAtacttcaaattgatatatttgtgacaaatttactcattTTTTATCACAAAGAACCCAAAcaagtacacatgtgacaattttagccaaaactacttttttgaacaccaaaatccccaaattggtatacctataataaatttattccaaactatttttttaaccataataaccctaaaccggtactaCGTgacaaaaaatttaccaaaaattatatttttgaccaccaaaaatctcaaattagtacatccttaacaaatttacccacaactaatttttttaccacaaaaaatctcaaaccgatgcacatgcgacaaatttactctccgttagtttccgttaaattataCCGTGAAATTGTTGAATTAGATAACACGTGGCGGTTGATCAGTATATCGGTTTAGattttttactctctgtttatcacaggtgtattaatttgggatatttcgtggtattaacccaatttaacagaaattaaTGAAGGGTAattttgttacaaatataccaatttaagatttttggtagtaagaaaaataatttaggataaagtTGTTTcgtgtgtatcggtttaggatttatTGTGGTCaataaattagtttgagataaatttattataaatatactagtttgggatttttgtggaaaaaaaaataat from Rhodamnia argentea isolate NSW1041297 chromosome 2, ASM2092103v1, whole genome shotgun sequence encodes the following:
- the LOC115757531 gene encoding LOW QUALITY PROTEIN: lysophospholipid acyltransferase LPEAT1-like (The sequence of the model RefSeq protein was modified relative to this genomic sequence to represent the inferred CDS: deleted 2 bases in 1 codon) — its product is MESELKDLTPTAPPPPPPSDKDDRPLLKPEPEAETEASSITPENLAELEKRFAAYVRRDSYGSMGRGELPLREKVLLGVAMATLVPMRVVAALVILVAYYLICRACTLLKAPNREEQGEQEDYAHMGGWRRKVIVACGRVLSRAMLFVFGFYWINETFRGASSGPENEGGKQHGEQERPGAIVSNHVSYVDILYHMSSSFPSFVAKRSVAKLPLVGLISKCLGCVYVQRESKSSDFKGVSGVITERVREAHQNKDAPMMMLFPEGTTTNGDYLLPFKTGAFLAKAPVLPVILKYPYQRFSPAWDSISGARHVIFLLCQFINHIEVTRLPVYYPSEQEKGDAKLYANNVRRLMAKEGHLILSDIGLAEKRVYHAALNGLICQC